From the Maioricimonas rarisocia genome, one window contains:
- a CDS encoding PQQ-binding-like beta-propeller repeat protein yields the protein MRTLILHAAFIQLVALPVSAGDWNQWRGSGRDGLAETSPPLIETLPPEGLVPVWKSEPIKSARSGGWGSPSVAGSRVYLFTHEKEQQFDPGKKKFPWLSPDKRVGMTDEEYAEYERNRRDEDEARAKAFAFRERVYCFDAETGETKWISRSESVYTRFPQSGSPTVIDGRIYILGAGRQARCLDASNGNDVWTTRIPGEFRDEFYQSSILVVEGVAVVAATNLFGLNAKTGEIVWQVDEQKSRTTHSSPVSWNSGDGEYVIINFAGGQTACVDPHDGAELWRVKSEGGLSTPVVVGDRLITYGNSRQKGVRCFALNKQEPELVWHFRGVQDKGSSPVVVDGHLYVQGEKRVACIDIETGDREWTDFLDLASPQYTSLIAADGKVFYAHDGLTCFRATPDGFESLIEAKFDAEGRVATEEYFRDVLNLDEIEKEENGLEKSTRLYQKHVGRHGPLRCATPAISNGRMYVRTNDALVCYDLRASQ from the coding sequence ATGCGCACCCTCATTCTTCACGCGGCTTTCATCCAGCTCGTCGCTCTCCCGGTGTCGGCTGGCGACTGGAACCAGTGGCGCGGCAGTGGCCGCGACGGTCTGGCAGAGACTTCGCCGCCGCTCATCGAGACGCTCCCTCCTGAGGGGCTGGTCCCGGTCTGGAAGAGCGAACCGATCAAGTCGGCCCGTAGCGGCGGCTGGGGCTCGCCCAGCGTGGCGGGTAGCCGTGTCTACCTGTTCACCCACGAGAAGGAACAGCAGTTCGACCCGGGGAAAAAGAAGTTTCCGTGGCTGTCCCCCGACAAACGGGTCGGCATGACCGACGAGGAGTACGCCGAGTACGAACGCAATCGCCGCGACGAGGACGAAGCACGGGCCAAGGCATTTGCGTTTCGCGAACGGGTCTACTGCTTCGACGCGGAGACCGGCGAGACGAAATGGATTTCGCGGTCCGAGTCGGTCTACACCCGCTTCCCCCAGTCCGGCTCACCGACCGTCATCGACGGGCGAATCTACATTCTCGGGGCTGGACGGCAGGCCCGTTGCCTCGACGCTTCCAACGGCAACGACGTCTGGACGACCCGCATTCCGGGCGAGTTCCGGGACGAGTTTTACCAGTCGTCGATCCTCGTTGTGGAGGGAGTTGCGGTCGTGGCCGCGACGAACCTGTTCGGCCTCAATGCAAAGACGGGGGAGATCGTCTGGCAGGTCGACGAACAGAAGTCCCGGACGACGCACAGCAGCCCGGTCTCCTGGAACAGCGGCGACGGCGAATACGTCATCATCAACTTCGCCGGCGGGCAAACGGCCTGCGTTGATCCGCATGACGGTGCCGAGTTGTGGCGCGTCAAATCGGAGGGTGGCCTTTCGACTCCGGTGGTTGTGGGGGACCGGCTCATCACGTACGGCAACAGCCGGCAGAAAGGCGTCCGCTGCTTCGCGCTCAACAAACAGGAACCGGAACTGGTCTGGCACTTTCGGGGCGTGCAGGACAAGGGGAGCAGTCCGGTCGTGGTCGACGGTCACCTGTACGTCCAGGGAGAAAAACGGGTCGCCTGCATCGACATCGAAACCGGTGACCGGGAATGGACCGACTTTCTCGACCTCGCGTCGCCGCAGTACACGTCGCTGATCGCCGCTGACGGCAAGGTGTTCTACGCACACGACGGCCTGACCTGTTTCCGGGCCACGCCGGACGGGTTCGAGTCGCTCATCGAGGCGAAGTTCGATGCCGAGGGACGCGTCGCGACCGAAGAATACTTCCGAGACGTACTCAACCTCGATGAGATCGAGAAGGAAGAGAACGGTCTGGAGAAGTCGACACGGCTGTATCAGAAGCACGTTGGACGGCACGGCCCGCTGCGGTGTGCGACGCCGGCGATCTCGAATGGCCGGATGTACGTCCGCACGAATGATGCTCTGGTCTGCTATGACCTCCGGGCATCGCAGTGA
- the odhB gene encoding 2-oxoglutarate dehydrogenase complex dihydrolipoyllysine-residue succinyltransferase codes for MAIEIKVPSVGESISEVFIGEWYVSEGGWVDADANVVGLETDKATFDVPAPKTGQVTQILKEAGDTAAIGDVIAHLEPGEKPEGMGGADAPATASPQPAAEPNASAAAAPAPSAPATDGTRVMPAASRVLAEKGLTAEQVAPSGPGGRLLKEDVMRHSGGGEAPAGGAREERRVTMSPIRQTIARRLVEAQQTAALLTTFNEADMSGIKKLRARYQDDFVKKYGIKLGFMSFFVRAVVDALNEFPQVGATIEDKQLVYRNYCDIGVAIGGGKGLVVPILRNAERMSFAEIELTIADLAQRAKENRIGLEELEGGTFTISNGGVYGSLLSTPIVNPPQSGVLGMHAIQDRPVVVNGEIVIRPMMYLALTYDHRVVDGREAVSFLRRIKDGIEDPTRLVLEV; via the coding sequence ATGGCCATTGAAATCAAAGTGCCCTCCGTCGGCGAATCGATTTCCGAGGTTTTCATCGGAGAGTGGTACGTCTCTGAAGGTGGCTGGGTCGATGCCGACGCGAACGTCGTCGGGCTGGAAACGGACAAGGCAACGTTCGACGTTCCTGCTCCCAAGACTGGTCAGGTCACTCAGATCCTCAAGGAAGCGGGAGACACGGCCGCCATCGGTGACGTGATCGCCCACCTCGAACCGGGGGAGAAACCGGAGGGGATGGGAGGTGCCGATGCTCCCGCGACCGCATCACCTCAGCCGGCTGCTGAACCGAATGCGTCTGCTGCCGCGGCTCCCGCACCGTCGGCTCCGGCAACCGATGGGACCCGCGTGATGCCGGCCGCGTCGCGTGTCCTGGCCGAGAAGGGACTCACTGCCGAACAGGTGGCACCATCGGGACCGGGTGGACGGCTGCTGAAGGAAGACGTGATGCGGCATAGCGGCGGTGGTGAGGCACCCGCCGGTGGCGCACGGGAAGAACGTCGCGTCACGATGTCGCCGATCCGGCAGACGATTGCCAGGCGACTCGTCGAGGCTCAGCAGACCGCTGCCCTGCTGACGACGTTCAACGAAGCGGACATGTCCGGTATCAAGAAGCTCCGGGCCCGCTATCAGGACGATTTCGTCAAGAAGTACGGGATCAAGCTCGGCTTCATGTCGTTCTTCGTCCGGGCGGTCGTGGATGCTCTCAACGAATTCCCGCAGGTTGGCGCGACAATCGAAGACAAGCAGCTTGTCTACCGCAACTACTGCGACATCGGCGTGGCAATCGGCGGCGGCAAGGGACTGGTCGTTCCGATCCTCCGCAACGCCGAGCGGATGAGCTTTGCGGAGATCGAACTGACGATCGCCGACCTGGCCCAGCGTGCCAAGGAGAACCGGATCGGGCTGGAGGAGCTCGAAGGGGGCACCTTCACCATCAGCAACGGCGGTGTCTACGGGTCGCTGCTTTCCACACCGATTGTGAATCCCCCGCAGAGCGGCGTGCTCGGCATGCATGCGATTCAGGATCGACCGGTCGTCGTCAACGGTGAGATCGTCATCCGGCCGATGATGTACCTGGCCCTCACCTACGATCATCGGGTGGTGGATGGTCGCGAAGCGGTTTCCTTCCTGCGTCGCATCAAGGACGGCATCGAGGATCCGACCCGCCTGGTGCTCGAAGTCTGA
- the eno gene encoding phosphopyruvate hydratase: MSMAITAVHGRQILDSRGNPTVEVDVELEDGSVGRAAVPSGASTGAHEAVELRDGDKSVYLGKGVEKAVDHVNGELSDVLLDLDAFDQALVDQAMLDCDGTPNKARLGANAILACSLAVAHAASRSSLLPLFRYLGGVGANRLPAPMMNIINGGAHANNGIDMQEFMVMPLGFERFSDALRCGAEIFHHLKKVLHDKGMSTAVGDEGGFAPDLPNSEEAIQVILTAIENAGYTPGEQVKIALDCAATEFYDRDKKVYTVEGQKYDAAGMVDLLAGWVEKYPICSIEDGCDEDDWDTWKLLTDRIGDKCQLVGDDLFVTNSQRLGEGIEKGIANSILIKVNQIGTLTETIEAVNLAYRNGYTAVMSHRSGETEDTTIADLAVALGTGQIKTGSASRTDRICKYNQLLRIEEILGAGAVFGGTIS, encoded by the coding sequence ATGAGCATGGCAATTACAGCCGTCCACGGACGGCAGATCCTGGACAGCCGCGGCAACCCCACCGTGGAAGTGGACGTGGAACTCGAGGATGGTTCGGTCGGTCGGGCCGCCGTCCCCAGCGGTGCCAGCACCGGCGCCCACGAAGCGGTCGAACTGCGTGACGGCGACAAGTCGGTTTACCTCGGCAAGGGGGTCGAGAAGGCGGTCGACCACGTCAACGGCGAACTGTCGGACGTGCTGCTCGACCTGGACGCCTTCGATCAGGCGCTCGTCGACCAGGCGATGCTGGACTGCGACGGCACCCCCAACAAGGCACGTCTGGGTGCCAACGCCATCCTCGCCTGCTCGCTGGCCGTCGCTCACGCCGCATCACGTTCGAGCCTGCTGCCGCTGTTCCGCTACCTGGGTGGTGTCGGCGCGAACCGGCTGCCGGCCCCGATGATGAACATCATCAACGGCGGCGCGCATGCCAACAACGGCATCGACATGCAGGAATTCATGGTGATGCCGCTCGGCTTCGAGCGGTTCAGCGATGCCCTTCGCTGTGGTGCCGAGATCTTCCACCACCTCAAGAAGGTGCTGCACGACAAGGGCATGAGCACCGCCGTCGGCGACGAAGGGGGATTCGCTCCCGACCTGCCGAACAGCGAAGAAGCGATTCAGGTCATCCTGACCGCCATCGAGAACGCCGGCTACACCCCCGGTGAGCAGGTGAAGATCGCCCTCGACTGTGCCGCCACCGAATTCTACGACCGGGACAAGAAGGTCTACACCGTCGAAGGCCAGAAGTACGACGCGGCCGGCATGGTCGACCTGCTGGCCGGCTGGGTCGAAAAGTACCCGATCTGCTCGATCGAGGACGGCTGCGACGAAGACGACTGGGACACCTGGAAGCTGCTGACCGATCGCATTGGCGACAAGTGCCAGCTCGTCGGCGACGACCTGTTCGTCACCAACTCGCAGCGTCTGGGCGAAGGGATCGAGAAGGGGATCGCCAACAGCATCCTCATCAAGGTGAACCAGATCGGCACGCTCACCGAGACGATCGAGGCGGTCAACCTGGCGTATCGCAACGGTTACACCGCCGTCATGAGCCACCGGTCGGGTGAAACCGAAGATACCACGATTGCCGATCTGGCGGTCGCACTCGGCACCGGTCAGATCAAGACCGGTTCGGCCAGCCGGACCGACCGCATCTGCAAGTACAACCAGCTGCTGCGGATCGAAGAGATCCTCGGAGCCGGTGCCGTCTTCGGCGGCACGATCTCCTGA
- a CDS encoding dipeptidase: protein MTYPAFCRRSFLKAGSLLPLAAMSGSSFADDAEPAAEPVFNEKIERDRQVALDILKPSKRDLEYGLALHRESLVFDAYGFAPRAALDGAALASAIDAGASDIEVQDLREEMSMTRYVHDAAERAEFEQAWKAAGVTCIFQNAGEEGQDPLRLIKRLARFTYATDHLPEFMSKAATPDDVEQAWKEGRHCLYLTGNGVPLTQQWVSTHDELRYVRIFFQLGIRMMHVTYNRRNMLGDGCAEPSNAGLSDFGREAVREMNRVGVIVDVAHSGWQTSLEAAKASEKPMVASHTTCAALHEHIRSKPDNVIEAIADTGGYVGICCIPRFLEGSGDIGRFIEHIAYVVDRFGEDHVAIGTDVAYQSRNAGRENDKIPRRPKSRTRWAALWPPDPYKTTAAANRSLAWTNWPLFTVGLVQRGYSDDQIRKIVGGNVMRVARAALGDE from the coding sequence ATGACCTACCCTGCCTTTTGCCGCCGGTCGTTTCTCAAGGCCGGCAGTCTGCTTCCGCTGGCCGCAATGTCCGGCTCATCGTTCGCCGACGATGCAGAGCCAGCGGCCGAACCTGTTTTCAACGAGAAGATCGAGCGGGATCGTCAGGTCGCGCTCGACATCCTCAAGCCTTCGAAGCGGGATCTCGAGTACGGGCTTGCCCTGCATCGGGAGTCTCTCGTCTTCGACGCTTACGGATTCGCGCCGCGGGCGGCATTGGATGGTGCGGCACTCGCGTCCGCGATTGACGCCGGGGCGTCCGACATCGAGGTGCAGGACCTCCGCGAAGAGATGTCGATGACGCGGTACGTCCACGATGCGGCGGAACGGGCCGAGTTCGAGCAGGCGTGGAAGGCGGCCGGAGTCACCTGCATTTTTCAGAACGCCGGCGAGGAGGGGCAGGATCCGCTGCGGCTGATCAAACGGCTGGCCCGCTTTACCTACGCGACCGACCATCTGCCGGAGTTCATGAGCAAAGCCGCCACGCCGGACGACGTTGAGCAGGCCTGGAAGGAAGGCCGGCACTGCCTGTACCTGACCGGCAACGGTGTTCCGCTGACGCAGCAGTGGGTGAGCACGCACGACGAACTCCGTTATGTGCGGATCTTCTTCCAGCTTGGCATCCGCATGATGCATGTCACCTACAATCGGCGGAACATGCTGGGAGACGGATGTGCCGAGCCCTCAAATGCGGGGCTGAGCGACTTCGGTCGCGAGGCGGTCCGTGAGATGAACCGTGTCGGCGTGATTGTCGACGTGGCTCACTCCGGCTGGCAGACCAGCCTGGAAGCCGCGAAGGCTTCCGAGAAGCCGATGGTCGCCAGTCACACGACCTGTGCAGCACTGCACGAGCACATCCGATCCAAGCCGGACAACGTCATCGAGGCGATCGCGGACACTGGCGGCTACGTCGGGATCTGCTGCATCCCCCGTTTTCTCGAGGGAAGCGGCGACATCGGCCGCTTCATCGAACATATCGCCTATGTGGTCGACCGCTTTGGCGAAGATCACGTCGCCATAGGCACCGACGTCGCCTACCAGTCGCGCAATGCCGGACGTGAGAATGACAAGATTCCGCGCAGGCCGAAATCGCGCACCCGCTGGGCCGCCCTCTGGCCGCCTGATCCATACAAGACGACCGCAGCCGCCAATCGGAGCCTCGCCTGGACGAACTGGCCGCTGTTTACCGTCGGCCTGGTGCAGCGAGGCTACTCGGACGATCAGATCCGGAAGATTGTCGGCGGCAACGTGATGCGGGTCGCTCGGGCGGCGCTGGGAGACGAATAG
- a CDS encoding 2-oxoglutarate dehydrogenase E1 component yields the protein MAEQNSLRIDGNSLSYIEAIYADYAAGAVTVPPEWARFFQSLENGSGGNGRHEPFTTLPFPPRSVFNPAAAGAPPIHAGPVQPGLDIAGLQERLDQIIRNYRVRGHILAKLDPLGSENSPPVELDPAFYGFSEEDFDRELSTSWVGGPETRTLRGIINWLKQTYCRSIGAQFMHIDSLSVRQWLQERMERTGNRIRLSRDEQLRILKRLADAIVFEEFLARKFVGAKSFSLEGAETLVPLLDLAIEKSGRQGIEEIVIGMAHRGRLNVLANIMGKSPREIFREFDDADPHLHFGRGDVKYHLGYSSDWRTSQGHRVHLSLCFNPSHLEFVNPVAMGRVRAKQDRFGDFSRDRGAVFLIHGDAAFAGEGVVQETLNMSQLGGYHIGGTVHIIVNNQLGFTTPPNEGRSTTYATDVAKMLQIPIFHVNGEDPEAVAQVVNLALDFRARYQRDVVIDMYCYRRRGHNEGDEPEFTQPAMYRVIKQRKSVYDGYLDYLLNLGGVTREEAEGMIADCRQVLERELDEARRDDYIACIDHLGGIWSGYRGGSVSEADQVHTGVDRDTCAGCLEQLIALPDDFTPHPKVKRLLKVRNDMARGERPLDWGAGEALAFGTILADGHPLRMTGQDVGRGTFSQRHAVLYDYENGTPYVPLTRIEPRHGRVEIFNSPLSEAGVLGFEYGYSLDCPEGLVIWEAQFGDFVNAAQVIIDQFIASAEDKWDRLSGLVMLLPHGFEGQGPEHSSARLERFLMLAAEDNIQIAQPSTPAQYFHLLRRQTLRRWKKPLIVMTPKSLLRHPLCVSPLAEFDEGRFEPIVDEIEIEDRQQVRRILACSGKVYYDLLEQRRKLKRQDVAIIRIEELYPLSLDDLKNVLDRYAAGTPFVWVQEEPENMGAWRYLWARFGDTVLDSYPLSVISRHESASPATGSAGSHRQEQQAILDAAFDLDS from the coding sequence GTGGCTGAACAGAACTCTCTGCGGATCGACGGCAACAGCCTGTCGTACATCGAAGCGATTTATGCCGACTATGCGGCCGGGGCGGTCACCGTCCCGCCCGAGTGGGCCCGCTTCTTCCAGTCCCTCGAAAACGGATCCGGCGGGAACGGTCGACACGAACCGTTCACGACGCTGCCGTTCCCTCCGCGGAGCGTGTTCAATCCCGCGGCCGCGGGGGCTCCGCCGATCCATGCCGGCCCGGTGCAACCCGGGCTCGACATCGCGGGTCTGCAGGAACGGCTCGACCAAATCATCCGGAACTACCGGGTGCGAGGGCACATTCTGGCGAAGCTCGACCCGCTGGGCAGCGAGAACTCGCCCCCCGTCGAACTCGACCCCGCATTCTACGGATTCAGCGAGGAAGATTTCGACCGCGAACTCTCCACCTCATGGGTGGGCGGACCGGAAACCCGGACGCTTCGCGGCATCATCAACTGGCTGAAGCAGACGTACTGCCGGTCGATCGGTGCGCAATTCATGCACATCGACAGCCTCAGCGTCCGGCAGTGGCTGCAGGAACGCATGGAGCGGACCGGCAACCGCATCCGCCTCAGTCGCGACGAACAGTTGCGGATTCTCAAGCGACTGGCCGACGCCATCGTCTTCGAGGAATTCCTCGCGAGAAAGTTCGTCGGCGCGAAGAGCTTTTCGCTCGAAGGGGCCGAAACGCTCGTTCCGCTGCTCGACCTGGCCATCGAAAAGTCGGGCCGGCAGGGAATCGAAGAGATCGTCATCGGGATGGCCCACCGCGGTCGCCTGAACGTCCTCGCGAACATCATGGGCAAAAGCCCGCGGGAAATCTTCCGCGAGTTCGACGATGCCGACCCGCACCTGCACTTCGGCCGCGGCGATGTGAAGTACCACCTCGGATACAGCTCCGACTGGCGCACGTCGCAGGGGCACCGGGTGCATCTGTCGCTCTGCTTCAATCCCAGCCACCTCGAGTTCGTCAATCCGGTGGCAATGGGACGCGTGAGAGCCAAGCAGGACCGCTTCGGCGATTTCTCCCGCGACCGGGGAGCCGTCTTCCTGATTCACGGTGACGCGGCATTCGCCGGCGAAGGCGTCGTCCAGGAAACGCTCAACATGAGCCAGCTGGGCGGCTACCACATCGGTGGCACGGTTCACATCATCGTCAACAATCAGCTTGGATTTACGACGCCACCGAACGAAGGTCGCTCGACCACCTACGCGACCGACGTGGCGAAGATGCTGCAGATTCCGATCTTCCACGTAAACGGTGAAGATCCGGAGGCGGTCGCACAGGTCGTGAACCTGGCACTCGATTTCCGTGCCCGGTATCAGCGTGACGTCGTCATCGACATGTACTGCTACCGTCGCCGCGGCCACAACGAGGGGGACGAGCCCGAGTTCACGCAGCCGGCGATGTACCGCGTGATCAAGCAGCGGAAGTCGGTCTACGACGGCTACCTCGACTATCTACTGAACCTCGGCGGTGTGACCCGCGAAGAAGCCGAAGGCATGATCGCGGATTGCCGTCAGGTCCTCGAACGCGAACTCGACGAAGCGCGTCGCGACGACTACATCGCGTGCATCGATCACCTCGGCGGCATCTGGTCCGGCTATCGGGGCGGTTCGGTCAGCGAGGCGGATCAGGTTCACACCGGCGTCGACCGGGACACGTGTGCCGGCTGCCTCGAGCAGCTGATCGCCCTGCCCGACGACTTCACACCGCACCCGAAGGTCAAGCGGTTGCTGAAGGTCCGGAACGACATGGCCCGGGGGGAACGGCCGCTGGACTGGGGAGCCGGAGAGGCTCTGGCCTTCGGGACGATTCTCGCCGACGGTCACCCGCTCCGCATGACGGGTCAGGATGTGGGGCGTGGTACGTTCAGCCAGCGCCATGCCGTGCTCTACGACTACGAGAACGGCACCCCCTACGTTCCGCTGACCCGGATTGAGCCCCGCCACGGTCGTGTCGAAATCTTCAACAGCCCCCTGTCCGAAGCGGGCGTCCTCGGGTTCGAGTACGGCTACAGCCTGGACTGTCCCGAAGGACTGGTGATCTGGGAAGCGCAGTTCGGCGATTTCGTGAATGCCGCCCAGGTCATCATCGACCAGTTCATCGCCAGTGCCGAAGACAAGTGGGACCGGCTCAGTGGTCTGGTCATGCTGCTTCCGCACGGCTTCGAAGGCCAGGGACCGGAGCATTCCAGTGCCCGGCTCGAACGCTTCCTGATGCTGGCGGCCGAAGACAACATTCAGATTGCCCAGCCGTCGACGCCGGCCCAGTATTTCCATCTGTTGCGGCGGCAGACGCTGCGTCGGTGGAAGAAGCCGCTGATCGTGATGACGCCCAAGAGCTTGCTGCGTCATCCGCTGTGCGTTTCGCCTCTCGCCGAGTTCGACGAAGGCCGCTTCGAGCCGATCGTCGACGAGATCGAGATTGAAGATCGCCAGCAGGTCCGGCGGATTCTGGCGTGTTCCGGCAAGGTCTACTACGACCTGCTCGAACAACGCCGCAAGCTCAAGCGTCAGGATGTGGCGATCATTCGGATCGAGGAACTGTATCCACTGTCGCTCGACGATCTGAAGAACGTGCTCGACAGGTACGCCGCGGGGACGCCGTTCGTCTGGGTTCAGGAAGAGCCTGAGAACATGGGGGCCTGGAGATACCTGTGGGCCCGGTTCGGCGACACGGTGCTGGACAGCTATCCGTTGTCGGTGATTTCGCGGCACGAGTCGGCCAGTCCCGCGACCGGATCGGCCGGCAGCCATCGGCAGGAGCAGCAGGCCATCCTCGACGCTGCATTTGACCTCGATTCCTGA
- the fabZ gene encoding 3-hydroxyacyl-ACP dehydratase FabZ yields the protein MQLDREQIQQHIPHRPPFLWLDEVVSVDQERIHARKYLDPQLDVFQGHYPHFPVLPGVLLCEACFQAAAVMIARMLPGDDGQVPVVTRLNNTKFRQMVRPGDTIDLEAELTERVSNAFFFKGKVSVDGKVAVRLEFACTATDAEQ from the coding sequence GTGCAACTCGACCGCGAACAGATCCAGCAGCACATTCCGCATCGGCCTCCGTTCCTCTGGCTGGACGAAGTCGTCTCGGTGGACCAGGAGCGGATCCACGCGCGGAAGTACCTCGATCCGCAGCTGGATGTCTTCCAGGGACATTATCCGCACTTCCCGGTCCTGCCGGGCGTGCTGCTGTGTGAAGCCTGCTTTCAGGCCGCGGCGGTCATGATCGCGAGGATGCTTCCCGGCGACGACGGTCAGGTGCCGGTCGTGACCCGGCTGAACAACACGAAGTTCCGTCAGATGGTCCGCCCCGGCGACACGATCGACCTCGAAGCCGAACTGACCGAGCGGGTCTCCAACGCCTTCTTCTTCAAGGGGAAGGTGTCGGTCGACGGCAAGGTGGCGGTTCGCCTCGAGTTCGCCTGCACGGCAACGGACGCGGAGCAGTAG
- a CDS encoding FtsB/FtsL family cell division protein, protein MSRSDDNGSLGGSLVSVAFWLCLFLAAAMYACAAVAPRADEWSGLRRQSLEVRYQLVELQRTNRHLEKLCDELEHNPDFVAELARYDMDATRAGDGRLSVDPSLGFDPRVPVAGPEPPAELFADPWYIPWLRRLADDTTLRRRWLGTITGLVFVAFTMLHEGFWSRSSRGMMALGAGLNWLTARYRREA, encoded by the coding sequence ATGAGCCGTTCCGATGACAACGGTTCGCTCGGCGGATCGCTGGTCTCCGTCGCGTTCTGGCTGTGCCTGTTTCTGGCAGCCGCCATGTACGCCTGCGCTGCCGTTGCGCCCCGCGCCGACGAATGGAGCGGTCTTCGCCGGCAGTCACTCGAAGTCCGCTACCAGCTTGTCGAACTGCAGCGGACCAACCGGCATCTCGAGAAACTGTGCGACGAACTGGAGCACAACCCGGACTTCGTCGCCGAACTGGCCCGCTACGACATGGACGCCACCCGGGCGGGGGATGGGCGGTTGTCGGTCGACCCGTCCCTGGGGTTCGACCCCCGAGTTCCCGTGGCCGGTCCCGAACCGCCGGCAGAGCTGTTCGCAGACCCCTGGTACATTCCGTGGCTAAGGCGGCTGGCGGACGACACGACACTCCGTCGTCGCTGGCTGGGGACGATCACCGGACTGGTCTTCGTCGCCTTCACAATGCTTCATGAAGGGTTCTGGTCCCGCAGCTCCCGCGGAATGATGGCCCTCGGAGCCGGACTGAACTGGCTGACGGCCCGCTACCGACGCGAAGCCTGA
- the lpdA gene encoding dihydrolipoyl dehydrogenase produces the protein MPQHDLIVIGAGPGGYVAAIRAAQLGKNVACIEQEPLLGGTCLRVGCIPSKAMLESSHLYEEVAGGLDKRGIKTTGVKLDLPEMLRHKERVVQSLGGGVDALFKKNKITRYFGHARIDGPGRVVVTGKDGNEELTAAHILIATGSKPATLPGIELDGDRIGSSTEALSYDQVPPHLVVIGAGYIGLEMGTVWRRLGAQVTVLEYLDRILPGMDSELARDAKKLFEKQGLTFQLGCKVTGVKLNRKTCDVQIEGADPIRCDKVLVAVGRKPNTDDLGLDSVNVETDHRGFIAVNGHYQTGEPTIYAIGDVIGGAMLAHKAEEEGVACVEQMYTGYGHVNYDTIPGVVYTEPEIATVGKTEDALKEAGIPYRKGTFPFIANSRARASGHTDGKVKILAHKETDRVLGVHIIGPHAGELIAEAAVSMEFGASSEDIARCCHAHPTLAEAVKEAALAVDKRSINS, from the coding sequence ATGCCACAGCATGATCTGATCGTTATTGGCGCCGGCCCCGGCGGGTACGTGGCCGCAATCCGGGCGGCCCAGCTCGGCAAGAACGTGGCCTGTATCGAGCAGGAACCGCTGCTCGGCGGGACGTGTCTCCGCGTCGGCTGCATCCCCTCCAAGGCGATGCTCGAGTCGAGCCACCTTTACGAAGAAGTGGCCGGCGGACTCGACAAGCGGGGCATCAAGACAACCGGCGTGAAGCTCGACCTGCCCGAGATGCTGCGGCATAAGGAACGGGTCGTCCAGAGCCTCGGCGGCGGTGTGGATGCGCTGTTCAAGAAGAACAAGATCACCCGCTACTTCGGCCATGCCCGCATCGACGGACCGGGCCGCGTCGTCGTCACCGGCAAGGACGGGAACGAAGAGCTCACGGCCGCCCACATTCTCATCGCCACCGGCAGCAAGCCGGCCACACTGCCCGGCATCGAACTGGACGGCGACCGGATCGGTTCGAGTACCGAGGCCCTTTCCTACGACCAGGTCCCGCCGCATCTGGTGGTAATCGGTGCCGGCTACATCGGCCTGGAGATGGGAACAGTCTGGCGGCGCCTCGGCGCTCAGGTCACCGTCCTCGAGTACCTGGACCGCATCCTGCCCGGCATGGACTCCGAACTGGCCCGGGACGCGAAGAAGCTCTTCGAGAAGCAGGGGCTCACGTTCCAGCTTGGCTGCAAGGTGACCGGCGTTAAACTCAACCGCAAGACCTGCGACGTGCAGATCGAAGGGGCCGATCCCATCCGCTGCGACAAGGTGCTGGTCGCTGTCGGACGCAAACCGAACACCGACGATCTGGGGCTCGATTCTGTCAACGTCGAAACCGATCACCGGGGCTTCATCGCTGTGAACGGTCACTACCAGACCGGCGAGCCGACCATCTACGCCATCGGCGATGTCATCGGCGGAGCGATGCTCGCTCACAAGGCCGAAGAAGAAGGGGTCGCCTGCGTCGAGCAGATGTACACCGGCTACGGCCACGTCAACTACGATACGATTCCCGGCGTCGTCTACACCGAGCCGGAGATCGCCACCGTCGGCAAGACGGAAGACGCCCTCAAGGAAGCGGGCATCCCCTACCGCAAAGGGACCTTCCCGTTCATCGCCAACTCGCGGGCCCGGGCCAGCGGTCATACCGACGGCAAGGTGAAGATCCTCGCCCACAAAGAAACCGATCGCGTCCTCGGCGTGCACATCATCGGCCCGCACGCCGGCGAGCTGATTGCCGAAGCGGCCGTCTCGATGGAGTTCGGCGCCAGCAGCGAAGACATCGCCCGCTGCTGCCACGCCCATCCGACGCTGGCCGAGGCCGTCAAGGAAGCCGCCCTGGCCGTCGACAAGCGGTCGATCAACTCCTGA